The region GCCTTTCTTGCATCAATTAATGGAAATGGGAAACAGGGAGATAAAGGGAGGGTGGTGTAGCATTGCCTACTTTAGTTGAtatagaaatagaaatagaaatgTTGTAATGACTAGTGACTATCTGCTCATGTTACATGTTGTTTGGAATGCAAAACAAAATGTCAATAGTTCATTTAGCTTAATCATACTTATGATTTAAGAATAAGAAATGACATAGTTCTCCATGCCCTGTTTCTAAGCAAGTATTTTATCtgtatatatttaaatattttatgtaCTGTTTATTTGATTAGTTATTATTTCTCTTCTAAACGTGTACTTGCATATGATTTATCGCTTAAATCATGGTAAGGACATGTGACCGACGGTTTACTTGGAAACATTTCTTGTCAATTTTTTGAAGGAACATGAATAAATATACGACACTAAACAAAAATATTAGAATCTGAAATGTTTGATCTTTTTCATAATTATAATATCAAATGATAATTTTTTCAGAATATACCTTGTTTATAGTTTTTTTTGTTGAAGGAAAATATTTCATTAAATCAAAAAATCATACATAATTGTCGGAACATAATTGTCTCCAACAACATGTCTGGGGGAGATGTCTGGGGGAGACGTAAAATGTTGAACAAGGATATTTTGCTAACCTTATTAGCTTGCCTTTGAACAAATCGAACTGCAAAATTTGGATACTCCCTTAGATAATTTCTGCATTTCTGGATGACATGATCAACCTCTAGCACTGTGGTAGCATGACCTTCCAAAGTTTGGACTGTTAACAGCGAATCTATTTCCACACGGACATCCCGAAGATCTTCACCTGCAGCCCACTTCAAAGCTTCAAGCACTCCCCTTGTTTCAGCGTCCAGAGCAATTTCCACATGCTGCAATCTGATTACTTTACCTAACAAGAACATTCCATTATCATCACGTATAACCATACCAAGGCCAAATGAGTCAGACTCCCTAGACAACGAAGCATCCACATTGATTTTGAGCTGACCTTCTTGAGGTGGCTTCCACTTAGCAGGTTTCTTATTCGCATGTTCCACTAGGCTTCTATTTCGATCCTTTCGATTTCTCTGAGATTGTTGCCACTCAGTCACCATGCGAATGCTCCAATTCATCACTATTGAAGGTGAAATGCACTTATCTTCCCATACCCGCTTATTGCGTCCGTGCCAAGTCCCCAAAGAACAATAACCACTTTACAAactgttatagccaaaatttggtattgaATCATCTCGGGTCAAATACGGGTCAATTGGAATTGAATTGGGGAAAGAAGATGAATAATTAGGTTTTGGTCTGCATTGTATGAAGCGAAGACGCGCCCTGTATATGTAGGATGCGTCCATGATTGTGTAGGCTGTACTTTGGGTTGTCATGTTAAGAGATGGGGAGGACGATATTGAAAGGAGGAGGACGCGCCCAAGGCGCAGGACGCGCCCAAGGCGCAGGACGCGCCCTGATAAGTAAAAATAATGGGATGAGCTGTATAGGTAATAAGGTTGCCATGCAAGGAGAATATATGTATTTTACAAGGGGAGGACGCGTCCTGCCTCCTCTAGATGCAAACTTTGGGATGGTTGAGCTTGTTCTCATTCAAGATAAAGCAAATAGAGATACTTGGAAGATATAGCAATATGTGGAGTTCGTAGGGTCAGGACGCGCCCAATCGTTCAGGACGCGTCCTATGTGTGAAGAATGCATGATCAAGAGTAAGTTTAAAGCAAGGCAGGCGTGGAAGGagcaatggaggattattttcactaacgtatttgttgcaggtactctttgaggAATTCCCgccttgagacggtcaaggagggggatgtccgtgaaaaacttgaaggcctccaggggtatgcctgatgattgaaggcctcctcctgtattcaacgggtgtcctcgttggggatgcggggttaactttggtgtgtgatGTGGGAACtatgttcttgtattcaacgggtgtccttgttggagaactttggagtcatcctgcactttgcacccaagagcttgggatcacctgtcctgctatctggtgggttatcctcattcgggggacagggacgcgtctggcatttggggtgaaccgtggttatacctgcgttcgtaattcaagggagatagatgtagcggaatgttatccttgcgcagggagatgcattattcgtgaagtcctgcgattataaacgagccttgggccttcgcggttgggcctcatagttggacattcctaaagctagtggaagatggattctggaccgGGTCTGGGAATAAGAAGtttaagcccattagatttcttgttccccaagaactacatgggcttgattccctataaattgggatacgtaggcaaattgtaaggggtcggaagcgagagccataagaagccaccaccaaccctaagcaatctcagcccccaattcatcacaaccaccacactccgATGACTTTTCAGGTGAagaaccaccatcgtagatcttgattccggcgacgaacctcaaactttgttgataccaaattcccccgtcaacaaattggcgctagaaggaggggtgctgaTCAATATCATAATCTCGGGAGGAAGAGATGTCTCATCACGATGAAGGTTCTTTACGCAAGAATTGAAGGAAAGCCACGGAGGAGTTTGCAAACAACGGCCACGAAGGAGATCCGTGAATAACTATTTTCGGCTAGGGGGGGTCGAAGGAGATTTGAATGTAGTATCAGTGACTACGACGGAGATTAATGGATGATTATTTCCAGCCATGGGGGTTGAAGTTTTCAGCCATGGCCACTGATATGGTATAAGAGACCCGGCTAGGATTCAACTTGGATCTAAAGGATACCAGGCTCGGTCGATGGACCGAGACCCCCTCTCCCAGAACGGTCAAATGGAGAGACCAGGCCCGGGCCCATCCCatgacccggatccggatccaacCCGGAGCCCAGACCTAATgcctacccggatccggatcTGGACTCAGACCACCATGAGGGGGGGTCCCAACGAATACATTCATATCCCGCAACCCGCCAAGgaggggtacgtgggcacgtgattgacaactatcaacaaccaacacaccagacaagcacggcgcgtgtTAGAAGGCCGTTAGGATACTCTGGAGGCagtcctcccctggacacgtgtaagcaatccacccaagccaggcgccctctggtcccaagatccaacggcccagatttggaggtaactacccctaaaccctaccttggggctatatatacccccaaggctgaagggtttaggggttggaaaatattcACTCTGCACACTCACACACTCTCATATATTCATAAACACACAGCAGCCATCACATATACATATCCATACACACACAGCAGCCCCTACATTACATATACATACCTTCATCTTCTTCAAGGCcctgttcttattcttacaccggaggtgccgtgggagccaaaccccccttccggtgttgttttgcaggcgcccaaccagcagctacaccaCATTCGCACCaagaaggtccaggaacggcgtcggacggagccgcccgctcaccggagttatcatttggcgctagaaggagggggctccatccttgggtgtcggtgcccctggattcatcttcatcagcaaactcttgagaGAGTCCACTTTTAAACTTGTAAGAACACAAGAAACCAAACCCTTTCTTGAATATGAATGTTCATTTTAGCGACATTTGTGTGAGCTCGTtactttaggccacgtttgtgtgagcctgCTCTTGTTTGTTATATTTTGGTTGTTTAGGATTTGATAATCTTGATAGTTTTGAAGCCTGGGGTTTGATAGTCTTGGTAATTTTAAAACCCAGAACTGTtttagcttgcatattttcttttgtgttcaagagcctgctgttcttgtttagtattattgttagcaaaacccagaaagtttgcttgctgttattctgaatTTTTTTTGTAATCTTCAAAAAAGCAAACTCAGATCCATATttgtagcctcaaatcttggtcagttgtttgtacaattgtggtaatggcaagagcaggaaaaagtacaGCTGGTAGGCCTTCCGCCAGTACCCACATTCAGGATCAAGACCCCTCTCAAGTCCAAGAACCTGGAGGAGACAGGGAGaccttccaggagcaaccactgacGCAGCATACCCCGGTAAGGGATGCTAGAAatgtcatagagctcaatcagtacaagtacaccaatgttccagttgcagaggagcgtatggctaacttaacaagccacaaacttgctgaagcaatcaggctctacagagatgaacaagcccgggctcagatggaatttgaacaagatgatgagcaagaagagtccggggactctcaacaatccaggagatctgtcttcgaccgaattgggGTTAACGcaaaaaagaatcaaaaagagcctggtaagaaggagacagaagtaaccagaaagaaaaagttagaagaaatacgagaacagataagaaaggaagaagaggaaaagctggagcaaaaaattcagaaaagaatgcagCTGGAGGAGGAGAGGCTCTTAGCTAAAACAAGAGGCAAAAGAActcggagggaccctacccccgaactCATTTCTAATGATGAAGAAGAGGGTCAGAAAGATCTCAAAGACATGATTTACGAGCTCCAGAGAAAAATAGAGAAAGATTCCGGATCGGAAGTTGGGGAGACCCTCACGCCCTTCAGTCACTCCCTATAAGCCATCCctcgacagaaaaatctcaaacactACAACTTCGACTCTTTCGATGGACTGGGGGATCCAGAAGAGCACCTCAACTACTTTGAACAGATAGCTCAGATATACTATTACAACGACTTGACGAAATCCAGATTCTTCGCCTCGACCCTCAAAGagggggctcaaagatggttctGCAGAATCTCATCAAGAAGTATCCACTCCTGGAAAGAATTCGGAggagccttccttagaagattcagagccaataaaacacataaaatgcacatgtgccacctggagacaatccgccaatatgataacgaagcactctcagcctatatgcggaggttccaggaagccatcaacaaagtTTCAAATCTCGATGAGAGGGAGGCTCTAAGCATTTTTCGAAGAAACCTGGACCCATAACACAATGAGAGGTATATTGTGgagttgataaacaaagagccCCAAAGCTTGGCCGCTGCTTATTCTATGGCAGCTCGGTTCATAAAAGAAACAGATGTTCTCCAGGCgatgagaatgactcggaatggaggaaacaggaacaaatcttctgatgaccgaccgaaagggggttaccatcaggagaaaaagttcaaacaaagcaaccaaacccaGCAAACAAATGTTGTACAAAACACCCCAATATTCCAAAGATTGGGCCCTAAAACAGAATCCAAAAGTGATCCCGGTCCACCTAGGCAGGCAAGGGAGCCTAGGCAAGAGCCAGAGTGGACACCACTAACAGGACCCGGGAAGAGATACtgaaggagatcaagggaaagccattctactatcctccaaagccaatgcagactccgccagagagcaggccttacaacaggcagtgcgactatcatgaaacccatggACAAAAGACTGAAAATTGTctctctttaaaatacttcattgaagatcaAGTCAAGAAAGGCAACCTGAATCAATACATCTCAAGGGAGAAAAATCAGAGAGAAGAAAGGCAAAAAAAAGGTAAGAATGTGGTAAATGTGATCCTGGGAGGTTCACACTCTCCCCCTAGGAGCCCGAACTCAGGAGATAAGGTGTTCACCATTcaatcctacccggagatgaTGATCTCATTCAGCAGCAAGGATTATGAAGGGATCAACCCGAATCACAACGAAGCCTTGGTGGTAACACTTGATATTTTTGACAACGAAGTGAGGAGGATGTTGATTGATAACGGATCTTCAGTGAACATACTCTTCAAACATACTGTGGACAGGATGAGGCTTGGGAGCGTACGCTCCAATGAGTGCCAAGAGGACCCTCTGTATGGGTTCgggaacaacttggtcccgatccagggTACCTTATACTTACCAGTCATATTCGGATCGGGCCCAAACCAAGTTACCCATGTGATAAAGTTCTACGTGATCAATACTCCCTCATCCTACAACGGCATAATCGGCCGATCAGCCCTGaccaggatccaagcaatcacctcaatatcacatttgaaaataaaattcccaaccccaaccggggtaggagaaatcaagggagactatgaggtagctgaaagatgttatagccaGGCTCTGGTAATGGATGAGACCCATCAAGACAACAAGAGAAAGGCTGTGGTACTCCGGAAACAACAAAGTATTAAGAAACAGCGCCCCCACTCAAGGGACGATGCGAGAAAAGAAGTTCAGGTCATAGAGTCCCTCTCAAATCCGAAAGCAACTAAACAAAGCTCAGaagagcaaaaaagcaaccaagtcacagaAAGGATTGAATTGAGCCTAGGCCTTGGCCAAACCAACCctactgtgcaagcaaccaacccaGAAAAATCTGGAGAAGGAAACAATAAAGAGATGACAGCCCAGACTCAGATTTATATGAAGAAGAATACAGAGGCTCGGATCCAGCAGATGGTATCAAACATGGATCAATCAAAGATAGAGGCAGCTGTTGAAACGGAAACAATTCTGATCAATACAAGCGATCCTTCCAAAAAGATAAAGATAGGATCCGGGCTCGAGGCTAATTTCAGAAATGACCTGGTATCACTACTCCAAGGGTACTCTGATATATTCGCTTGGACCCCAAAAGATATGCCCGggttggatgaatccatagcGATGCATAGCTTGGGCGTCAACCCAGAGAGGAAACCAGTCAAccaaaagagaagaaattttgccccagaaaggCAGAAAGCAATCGATGAAGAAATTGAAAAACTACTCAAAGCTGGAATAATATGCGAAGTCAAGTACCCAAAATGGCTGGCAAATGTAGTGATGGTGAAAAAAGCAAACGGAAAATGGAAAATGTGTATCGACTACACAGACCTGAAcagtgcatgccccaaagacccctaccccttgcaaatattgatcaattgatcgatGTAACTTCTGGGCACgtaatgctaagtttcatggacgcctactcggggtacaaccagatTAAGATGAATCCCAAGGATATCCTAAAGACAGCCTTCATCACCCACAGGGCGGTCTATGCCTATGTGATGCTGCCTTTCGAATTGACTAATGCGGGAATAACGTATCAAAGAGtaatgaataaaatcttcaaagaccatattggaaggaacctggaatcatatgtcgatgacatgattgcAAAGTCTACAAGCATCCCAGGGCACATAGGAGACCTGAGAGAATACTTCGacaacttgagaaaatactcactcaggctcaatccagaaaaatgcatattcggagtaggggcaggaaaatttcttggattcatgataagcaaccgaggaattgaagccaacccagaaaagataaaggcaatccaagagatgaaggctccaagaacacaaaaagatgtgcataagctagcaggatcactagctgcactcagaagattcatctccaagctagctgaaagatgcctacccttctttgacctgttaaaaggagcaaccaacaagagagaagttaattggagcccggaatgccaaagcgcatttaaagaaatcaaaaggtacctttctcaaccccctgtgttaaccaaagctcaacccggggagcccctatccctttacctgtcaacaggggccctggcagttggggcagccttgatcagggaagagaatgaCAAACAACAACCAGTCtattatgtgagccaagtgctaaaagatgcaGAGACCCGATACCCAAGGCTAGAAAATTTTGCTTTTGCCTTGGTCACAGCATCCAGGAaactcagacactacttccagggaagggagatacgAGTTGTAACCAATCAACCCTTAAGAAAGTtaatacacaagccagatgtctcagggaggttggtaaattgggcagttGAGCTAAGTCAGTTCAATCTGAGTTTCATTCCTAGAACagcaatcaaagcccaggctctagctgatttcatcatagaataCAATTTCCCAGAAAAAGAGCCCGTGCCCATGAGCATTGACCCTGAGAGAAACACATATCAAGAAACAGAAGTCTGGGCCctcaaagttgatggttcttcaacaaatgaaagatcaggagccgggctcatcctaaagagcccagaAGGATTCACAATCCAAACAGCAATCTCCTTTGGCTTTTCAGCGACAAACAACCAGGCAGAATACGAGGCCTTGATTGCAGGATTGAAGCTAGCAAGAACACTCAGGATCCAGGATCTTAAATTCTACAACGATTCCCAAATAGTGGTAAAGGAAACAAACGACGAGTACATAtccaaggatccagttctagccaagtaccaggctctggtccaaagctacctcgcATTGATACCAAAAATACAAGTCATCCAAATCTGCAGAGAGGAAAATTCAGAAGCCGATACACTATCTAAACTTGTTCAAAATACATCAGACCtggattgctccgtctacttcgaagaattgcAGAAACCGAGCACAGAATCTGAAGAAGACATGGAAATAAACAACGGCCCGAATTGGATTACTCCATTTATTAACTACCTAGAGAAGGGAGAGCTCCCGGAGGATAAAGGGAAGGCTCAAAGGTTAAAGGCAAAAGCTTCAAAATTCTTCATCGAAGAGGGTATACTCTATCGCCGGACCTTCTCCTCCCCGATCCTCAAGTGCATAGGCCCAGGAGAGGCACAGTACTGCCTCATGGAAGTTCACGAAGGAATCTGCGGGGACCACATGTCCGCAAAAGCCCTAGCTCACAAAATCATAAGACAAGGGTACTACTGGCCTACTATTCACCAAGATTCAGTAGACTTTGTGAAAAAGTGTAAGGAATGCCAGTTATTCAGCAATGTGACCCGGATGAGCCCCGTCCTACCCTCCTCTGTcttgtcaccaatcccatttGTCGTATGGGgtattgatatcatgggaccatTCCCAAGAGCCAGAGAAGACCTCAGGTACTTACTTGTCTCAATTGATTATATGACAAAATGGGTAGAGGCAAAGAcaatgagaacaataaaccaaCAAGACTACATCAAGTTCATGGACAACATATTGATGAGGTTTGGGATCCCGAGAGTACTGGTCTCAGATAACGGTCCACAGTTCGTTGGTTCAGATTTcgaatcctaccttcaagaaAGGGGAATCAGGCACAAGAAGTCATctgtagcctaccctcaaggaaATGGCCAAGTGGAAGTAACAAATCGAATACTTCTCAGGGGGATAGAGAAGAGACTcagggaaagcaaaaccaaatggccaaaagaattgcctaatgtactctgggcatacagaacaagccccataacaagcacaggagaaacccccttcAAATTGGCTTATGAAACTGAAGCCatgctaccaattgaagtaggatccccctcccatcgagcaatcaactttgatgagatagcaaatgaggaggggctcagaacgaatattgagctaattgatgaagtccgagaccaggcagtggcaagaatggaaaagtataaacagaaaacaagagagcacttcagcaagaagtcccgggtcaaaaactttcaagttggagacctggtcCTTCGAGATACGGAAGCTTCAGACCCCACCAACAATGGAAAGCTAATGCCAAAGTGGGAAGGTCCATACAAAGTCAAGGAAGTTCTAAggccaggaacatacaagctcatgaacatggatgagtctgaagtgccaaatacatggcatggactcaggctcagaaagttttaccagtagaaa is a window of Apium graveolens cultivar Ventura chromosome 11, ASM990537v1, whole genome shotgun sequence DNA encoding:
- the LOC141696069 gene encoding uncharacterized protein LOC141696069, which produces MVTEWQQSQRNRKDRNRSLVEHANKKPAKWKPPQEGQLKINVDASLSRESDSFGLGMVIRDDNGMFLLGKVIRLQHVEIALDAETRGVLEALKWAAGEDLRDVRVEIDSLLTVQTLEGHATTVLEVDHVIQKCRNYLREYPNFAVRFVQRQANKIVTSHYNISISISISTKVGNATPPSLYLPVSHFH
- the LOC141696070 gene encoding uncharacterized protein LOC141696070, with the translated sequence MDETHQDNKRKAVVLRKQQSIKKQRPHSRDDARKEVQVIESLSNPKATKQSSEEQKSNQVTERIELSLGLGQTNPTVQATNPEKSGEGNNKEMTAQTQIYMKKNTEARIQQMVSNMDQSKIEAAVETETILINTSDPSKKIKIGSGLEANFRNDLVSLLQGYSDIFAWTPKDMPGLDESIAMHSLGVNPERKPVNQKRRNFAPERQKAIDEEIEKLLKAGIICEVKYPKWLANVVMVKKANGKWKMCIDYTDLNTSRKLRHYFQGREIRVVTNQPLRKLIHKPDVSGRLVNWAVELSQFNLSFIPRTAIKAQALADFIIEYNFPEKEPVPMSIDPERNTYQETEVWALKVDATNNQAEYEALIAGLKLARTLRIQDLKFYNDSQIVVKETNDEYISKDPVLAKEENSEADTLSKLVQNTSDLDCSVYFEELQKPSTESEEDMEINNGPNWITPFINYLEKGELPEDKGKAQRLKAKASKFFIEEGILYRRTFSSPILKCIGPGEAQYCLMEVHEGICGDHMSAKALAHKIIRQGYYWPTIHQDSVDFVKKCKECQLFSNVTRMSPVLPSSVLSPIPFVVWGIDIMGPFPRAREDLRGKDNENNKPTRLHQVHGQHIDEVWDPESTGLR